One genomic region from Pyrinomonadaceae bacterium encodes:
- a CDS encoding ankyrin repeat domain-containing protein → MRNPIPLRKTDQNKGERCGPRYFTDVSGDDDYSPVCYELQLKLVKASLEGDLQKMREALRDGANVEGSVYDYYPPLQTAAMQGKNEAVRLLIENGADLNRVAEFQNTPLNAAASGGHTEVIKMLVIQGADVCYRSSAGTAREIARAKGHQSLAELLKAAESTKCK, encoded by the coding sequence ATGCGAAATCCAATACCTTTGCGAAAAACCGATCAAAACAAAGGTGAGCGTTGCGGTCCTCGCTACTTCACCGACGTTTCGGGTGACGACGATTACAGTCCGGTGTGTTACGAGCTTCAGTTAAAACTCGTCAAAGCGTCATTGGAAGGTGACCTTCAGAAGATGAGAGAGGCGCTTCGTGACGGGGCAAACGTTGAGGGGTCCGTCTACGACTACTACCCGCCATTACAAACTGCTGCGATGCAGGGGAAAAATGAGGCAGTTCGTCTACTTATAGAGAATGGGGCGGATCTGAATCGGGTTGCAGAGTTTCAGAATACTCCACTGAACGCCGCTGCTTCTGGGGGACACACAGAGGTTATCAAGATGCTGGTTATCCAGGGAGCCGACGTCTGTTACAGAAGCTCGGCCGGTACTGCGCGAGAGATTGCTCGGGCAAAGGGTCATCAGTCGCTAGCCGAGTTGTTGAAGGCCGCAGAATCTACAAAGTGCAAATGA
- a CDS encoding RHS repeat-associated core domain-containing protein yields MPAVFLLFTVELILLTLPVLSSAQSIQYTHNKPDQALRSAMTVDPSTLALSIEVPIGNYPGRGGTGVPISLSYSSKQWRIAYEESWLSNGGLLRTESIPMFSEWAKAGWTTSADIPIIEWTGQSQHYNSDGTPFCGDCGDSGGYYINRIQVHMPGGSSHELRINDTPTTSPATAGIYYSVDGSNLRYDASSYTDGILYMPDGARYVLSSTNAQFIDRNGNTLSYSASSRQWTDTQGRVLDVPLPATPSANTYTYNIPSTTSTPASYSVRWSTLENALTNPSDELHYKTNMTFGLGETWNPRSPGLFIGDGASRLYDGPGFPASVKFNPIVLAEIILPNGQHYLFTYNVFAEITKVVYPTGAYERFDHAAVSGASFLETPYDQGNRGVVDRWLSPTGASADEVHWHYAAAKSNFVLTVSTTAPDKTVNEQLIRAETSQGYDKFGFGWAELSLPFEERLLEPAPPIAGGAMLRRTLSHWTTSGPTSGGWATAARNPRVTKQVHILLDTGTSNALTSTTTMSYDDDLNVIATNHYDFTSISQSSAQTLAIGSISPGSLLRSEEATYLVNDSGISSSTRAAYRDRNLLRLPTSTRVTIGSTIAAQSQTSYDEVGTYPLLTYGGAIGGWTDPGTNLRGLPTTTGVWLNTTNSYRQSHVQYDQFGNVRNIWDAKGNQSQLTYSSGYSYAYQTTATTAVPDPTGEHGSTTALITTAEYNANTGLMTSLTDANGKTTSYAYDSANRPATITRPSGGGSTSYAYGDLPGDLYVRTQTSLDSTRVVEVYQYYDKLGRPCRSFLNEGSTYLTKDIQYDLMGRSWRTSNPYRTTSLNAAINPENHWTTNAHDYLGRVTSVTTPDGAQFTNAYTGSTSTPLGSMVTVTDQAGKLRRTLTDALGRLARVDEPDKITGALDDGNGAPIQPTNYTYDLLGNLLEVTQGSQTRTFTYNSLAQLTSATNPESGTICYGTVTAGQCQANGYDANGNLLFKTDARGVRATFAYDNLNRVTSRTYSDSTPTVTYVYDSGAISNGNGRLASVSSSVSAYSYSGYDARGRALGATQTIGAQSYLIGYTYDLAGHVKTMTYPSGHSVTYNYDGAGRLADKDAQNLAFTGNLGQGGAPRTYASGLSYSTFGGLQEEKLGTTTPIYHKQRYNVRGQLWDLRASTVSFATDPANGDRGAIVNYYSSNFVQGGSGTDNNGNLLRQENYIPGNSFFQDRFAYDALNRLTSVSEKLNGTGNDTFKQTYFYDRYGNRRIDTNTSQTFGGVNNLNFELETGTNRLYAPGDLALAESSRSMRYDAGGNLWKDTYSGAVTGQQAIERLYDAENRMTKETQSGNYVAGEYFYDGDGRRVKRKVGGFETWQVYGLGGELLAEYTSNGTQLSKEYGYRNDELLVTATVTVGSGGSAFTFTDHPLVVGTSVVKAAHLNELRTAINQARVHAGLQPASWAESITAGVTTIKASHVTELRTQLDEARMELALSTGGYTDPALANGYDIKAAHISELRTKANEALTAGSGTSVDLRWLVSDHLGTPRMVFDQTGSLANASRHDYLPFGEEVPSNLRTGVPGYPAGDNVRQKFTSKERDSETELDFFEARYYSSTQGRFLSVDPLLASAERQIPQSWNRYTYALNSPLMYIDPTGEIWVRSSDGKHIVWFSQERWDNEISKARDANGNPLYTPLTASEMEFNTNYGRVRLNPNGPDRNAPAGSDAYYGFSIVGQNQTEYSVALATGLTIAARRGGRGNAYLFLGTAVIATIWALGEPVNQGLPIVDPNFYSQGDRDARKANPDRVEAARQLLEQLKQELAKANSKPNKSPDDKKLVEKIKAAIRKQLDRMKKSESHGRKGKR; encoded by the coding sequence ATGCCGGCCGTTTTCTTGCTCTTCACAGTTGAGTTAATCCTGCTAACACTGCCGGTTCTCAGTAGCGCGCAGTCGATCCAGTACACGCATAACAAGCCGGACCAAGCGCTGCGGAGTGCCATGACAGTAGACCCGTCGACGCTGGCGTTGAGCATTGAGGTCCCAATTGGCAATTATCCAGGACGTGGGGGCACAGGTGTGCCTATAAGTTTGTCTTACTCTTCCAAGCAGTGGCGCATTGCTTACGAGGAATCATGGCTGAGCAATGGCGGCTTACTGCGCACGGAATCTATTCCAATGTTCAGCGAGTGGGCCAAAGCGGGCTGGACCACATCTGCCGATATTCCAATCATAGAGTGGACGGGTCAGAGCCAGCACTACAACAGCGATGGTACTCCTTTCTGCGGCGACTGTGGGGACTCCGGCGGTTATTACATCAACCGGATTCAAGTACACATGCCAGGCGGGTCGTCCCACGAACTAAGGATTAATGACACGCCCACAACCTCGCCGGCAACTGCAGGTATATATTATTCAGTAGACGGTTCGAACCTGCGCTACGACGCATCATCCTATACCGACGGCATCCTTTACATGCCTGACGGCGCGCGTTATGTCTTGAGCAGCACGAATGCCCAGTTTATCGATCGCAATGGCAACACGCTTAGTTACAGTGCGTCGAGTCGGCAATGGACTGATACTCAGGGCCGGGTTCTGGATGTGCCACTGCCTGCGACACCGAGCGCTAATACCTATACTTACAACATCCCCTCAACCACCAGCACCCCCGCCTCATACAGTGTGCGCTGGAGCACGCTTGAAAATGCGTTGACGAACCCCAGCGATGAATTGCACTACAAGACTAATATGACCTTTGGACTCGGTGAGACCTGGAACCCGCGTTCGCCAGGATTGTTCATCGGCGATGGCGCAAGCCGCCTCTACGACGGTCCGGGATTTCCCGCTTCGGTAAAATTCAACCCCATCGTGCTGGCCGAAATCATACTGCCCAATGGCCAGCATTACCTGTTCACATACAATGTTTTTGCCGAGATCACGAAGGTTGTATATCCCACCGGCGCGTACGAGCGGTTCGATCATGCAGCAGTATCGGGGGCGAGCTTTTTAGAGACGCCTTATGATCAGGGTAATCGGGGAGTGGTTGATCGATGGCTCAGCCCAACCGGAGCAAGCGCGGATGAAGTTCACTGGCACTATGCCGCTGCCAAAAGCAATTTTGTACTAACCGTCAGCACCACTGCTCCCGACAAAACTGTCAATGAACAACTGATAAGAGCGGAAACTTCTCAAGGCTATGACAAATTTGGATTTGGGTGGGCAGAGTTGAGCCTGCCCTTTGAAGAACGTCTGTTAGAGCCAGCCCCGCCGATCGCCGGTGGCGCAATGCTTAGACGAACACTCAGCCACTGGACAACTTCGGGACCAACTTCAGGAGGTTGGGCCACGGCGGCCCGCAACCCGCGAGTGACAAAGCAGGTACACATCCTGCTGGATACAGGAACAAGTAACGCCCTTACTTCCACCACTACGATGTCCTACGACGATGATTTGAATGTCATCGCAACGAATCATTACGACTTCACGTCAATCAGCCAAAGCAGCGCACAAACATTGGCGATCGGATCAATTTCCCCGGGATCGCTGCTACGCTCTGAGGAAGCTACCTATCTGGTAAACGATTCAGGCATCAGCTCAAGTACCCGCGCCGCCTACCGTGATCGGAATCTGCTGCGCCTGCCGACCTCCACTCGGGTGACGATAGGGTCAACCATCGCGGCCCAGTCACAGACAAGTTATGACGAGGTGGGTACTTATCCGCTATTAACGTACGGCGGCGCCATCGGCGGCTGGACAGATCCGGGAACCAATCTGCGCGGGCTCCCGACGACCACAGGCGTTTGGTTGAACACTACCAACAGCTATCGGCAATCACATGTGCAGTATGACCAATTTGGAAACGTGAGAAACATTTGGGACGCGAAAGGCAATCAGTCTCAGCTGACTTACTCGAGCGGCTATTCATATGCCTATCAAACTACCGCCACTACAGCCGTGCCGGATCCAACGGGTGAACATGGTTCAACGACCGCTCTGATCACGACTGCGGAATACAACGCCAACACCGGATTGATGACTTCACTTACTGACGCCAACGGGAAAACCACCAGCTATGCCTACGACTCAGCTAATCGGCCCGCGACGATCACGCGACCGAGCGGCGGCGGATCGACCAGCTATGCTTACGGCGATTTACCCGGCGACCTCTATGTGAGGACTCAAACGTCGCTCGACTCTACCCGAGTGGTAGAGGTTTACCAGTACTACGATAAATTAGGCAGGCCCTGTCGCTCGTTTTTGAACGAAGGCAGCACCTACCTGACGAAGGACATCCAGTACGATTTGATGGGCCGGTCATGGCGGACGTCGAATCCTTATCGCACTACGAGTCTGAATGCGGCCATCAATCCAGAGAATCACTGGACGACGAATGCTCACGACTATCTGGGGCGCGTCACTTCGGTAACCACGCCGGATGGCGCCCAGTTCACCAACGCTTACACCGGAAGCACCTCGACCCCACTTGGATCGATGGTGACAGTCACCGATCAAGCCGGGAAGCTTAGACGCACTCTTACGGATGCCCTGGGACGATTGGCGCGAGTTGACGAGCCCGATAAGATCACAGGCGCCCTGGACGATGGCAATGGCGCTCCGATACAGCCCACGAATTACACGTACGATCTACTGGGGAATCTGTTGGAAGTCACCCAAGGTTCGCAGACCCGCACCTTCACGTACAACTCATTGGCGCAACTTACTTCAGCAACCAATCCCGAGAGCGGGACGATCTGCTATGGCACCGTCACTGCCGGTCAGTGCCAGGCAAATGGATACGATGCCAACGGCAACCTCCTTTTCAAGACCGACGCGCGCGGAGTGCGGGCAACCTTTGCTTACGACAACCTGAATCGCGTGACCAGCCGCACCTATTCAGACAGCACACCCACAGTAACCTACGTGTACGACTCTGGGGCCATTAGTAATGGCAACGGCCGTCTGGCTTCGGTTAGCTCCAGTGTGTCCGCTTACAGCTACAGCGGCTACGACGCGAGGGGCCGTGCTCTCGGTGCGACCCAGACGATCGGGGCACAGAGTTACTTGATCGGCTACACATACGATCTCGCGGGACATGTAAAGACGATGACCTACCCGTCAGGTCATTCAGTTACCTACAATTACGATGGCGCCGGGAGATTGGCTGACAAGGACGCCCAGAACCTCGCGTTCACGGGAAATCTTGGTCAAGGAGGAGCGCCGCGGACGTACGCCAGCGGCCTAAGCTATTCGACGTTCGGTGGCTTGCAGGAAGAGAAGCTCGGAACCACGACACCGATCTATCACAAGCAACGCTACAACGTTCGCGGGCAACTCTGGGATTTGCGCGCCAGCACAGTTTCGTTTGCGACCGATCCGGCCAACGGCGACCGTGGCGCCATTGTGAATTATTACAGCAGCAACTTTGTTCAGGGTGGAAGCGGCACGGACAATAACGGAAACCTTCTGCGGCAGGAGAACTACATTCCCGGTAACAGCTTTTTCCAGGACAGGTTCGCCTACGACGCGCTGAATCGCCTGACTTCAGTCAGCGAGAAACTCAACGGGACCGGCAACGACACATTCAAGCAAACGTACTTCTATGATCGCTACGGCAATCGCCGTATTGACACTAATACAAGTCAAACTTTTGGCGGTGTTAACAATCTTAACTTCGAACTAGAGACAGGTACGAACCGGCTGTATGCGCCGGGCGACTTGGCTTTGGCCGAATCTTCCCGAAGCATGCGGTACGATGCCGGGGGGAATCTCTGGAAAGATACTTACAGTGGCGCGGTAACCGGACAGCAGGCGATCGAACGTCTCTACGACGCCGAGAATCGGATGACGAAAGAGACCCAATCAGGTAACTACGTCGCCGGAGAATATTTTTACGATGGTGACGGCCGCCGGGTGAAGCGGAAAGTCGGCGGATTTGAGACATGGCAGGTTTATGGCCTCGGCGGCGAGTTGCTGGCGGAATATACGTCGAACGGAACCCAGCTCTCCAAAGAGTATGGCTATCGCAACGACGAGTTGTTGGTTACCGCGACAGTGACGGTTGGTTCGGGCGGAAGTGCGTTCACCTTTACCGACCATCCTTTGGTTGTGGGAACATCAGTCGTTAAGGCTGCGCATCTTAACGAATTAAGAACGGCCATCAATCAAGCGCGCGTCCATGCCGGACTTCAGCCGGCCAGCTGGGCTGAATCAATCACGGCGGGCGTCACAACGATCAAAGCGTCGCATGTAACTGAGTTACGTACGCAATTGGATGAAGCGCGGATGGAGCTGGCACTTTCAACCGGTGGCTATACAGACCCGGCGTTGGCGAACGGTTACGATATCAAGGCTGCCCACATCTCTGAACTCCGCACGAAGGCCAATGAAGCACTTACGGCCGGAAGCGGCACTAGTGTCGATCTCCGTTGGCTCGTTTCAGATCACCTGGGCACGCCGCGGATGGTATTCGATCAGACGGGATCGCTGGCCAATGCTTCACGGCATGATTATTTGCCGTTTGGTGAAGAGGTGCCGTCGAATTTGCGTACGGGTGTTCCCGGCTACCCTGCCGGTGACAACGTGCGCCAAAAGTTCACCTCTAAAGAGCGGGACAGCGAGACCGAGCTCGACTTCTTCGAAGCACGTTACTATTCGAGTACGCAAGGCAGGTTTTTGTCTGTCGATCCGCTGTTAGCAAGCGCCGAGCGACAAATTCCGCAAAGTTGGAATCGTTACACATACGCGCTCAACAGTCCCCTTATGTACATTGATCCGACCGGCGAAATCTGGGTAAGGTCTTCCGACGGAAAACATATTGTCTGGTTTTCACAAGAGCGTTGGGACAACGAAATCTCCAAGGCCCGCGACGCAAACGGGAACCCTTTGTACACGCCTTTAACGGCGAGTGAAATGGAATTCAACACGAACTACGGGCGGGTTAGGCTAAATCCAAATGGGCCTGATCGGAACGCTCCGGCCGGTTCCGACGCGTATTATGGGTTTTCGATTGTTGGGCAAAATCAAACTGAGTACAGCGTAGCACTCGCCACTGGCCTAACTATAGCGGCTAGACGTGGCGGCAGAGGTAACGCATATTTATTTCTTGGTACCGCTGTCATTGCGACGATATGGGCACTCGGCGAGCCTGTGAATCAAGGACTGCCGATTGTCGATCCTAATTTTTACAGCCAGGGCGATAGAGACGCGAGAAAGGCCAACCCTGATCGCGTGGAAGCAGCGCGGCAGTTGCTTGAACAGTTGAAGCAAGAACTTGCAAAGGCGAATTCGAAACCGAACAAATCACCAGACGATAAAAAGCTGGTTGAAAAAATAAAGGCCGCCATTCGAAAGCAGCTTGACCGCATGAAAAAGTCGGAATCCCACGGCAGAAAGGGCAAGCGCTAG